From a region of the Haloferax volcanii DS2 genome:
- a CDS encoding DUF5518 domain-containing protein — protein MTDWKAVAVGFVVIVVVGTGGLALPVVGQIGAGLLGGFAAGYLAGGTLGNGAWNGLVAGSISGIVVTLFAALLGSLLGLAGGPLGGLLGGVGVLVAGVVLTLIFAIDSAIAGAAGAWVKG, from the coding sequence ATGACTGACTGGAAAGCTGTCGCCGTCGGCTTCGTCGTCATCGTCGTCGTCGGCACGGGCGGGCTGGCGCTCCCCGTCGTCGGCCAAATCGGCGCGGGCCTGCTCGGTGGCTTCGCGGCGGGCTACCTCGCGGGCGGCACGCTCGGCAACGGCGCGTGGAACGGCCTCGTCGCGGGCTCCATCTCGGGCATCGTCGTCACGCTCTTCGCGGCGCTCCTCGGGAGTCTGCTCGGACTCGCCGGCGGGCCGCTGGGCGGCCTCCTCGGCGGCGTCGGCGTCCTCGTCGCGGGCGTCGTGCTGACGCTCATCTTCGCAATCGACAGCGCCATCGCCGGGGCCGCCGGCGCGTGGGTGAAGGGCTGA
- the engB gene encoding GTP-binding protein EngB yields MFQDRPDRDEIVLVGRSNVGKSTLMRELTGHSKFTTGKKPGVTRKPNHFDWNAEKFMFTDLPGFGFMSGVDRDTREAIKTDVVQYIEEHADDILAAVLVVDGKSVIDIIDRHTTEDSIPHDVEMFFFLDELDIPTVVAVNKMDKVDDRDERLNDLCDRLGLFPPWKQWRNVIAPITAKRGDISHLEDALRSHLHEQGRDDLFKFL; encoded by the coding sequence ATGTTCCAAGACCGACCGGACCGCGACGAAATCGTCCTCGTCGGGCGGTCGAACGTGGGGAAGTCCACCCTGATGCGAGAGCTGACGGGTCACAGCAAGTTCACGACGGGCAAGAAGCCCGGCGTCACCCGAAAGCCCAACCACTTCGACTGGAACGCGGAGAAATTCATGTTCACCGACCTCCCCGGGTTCGGCTTCATGTCCGGCGTCGACCGCGACACCCGCGAGGCAATCAAGACCGACGTCGTCCAGTACATCGAGGAGCACGCCGACGACATCCTCGCGGCGGTCCTCGTCGTCGACGGGAAGAGCGTCATCGACATCATCGACCGCCACACCACCGAAGACTCCATCCCGCACGACGTGGAGATGTTCTTCTTCCTCGACGAACTCGACATCCCGACCGTGGTCGCGGTCAACAAGATGGACAAGGTCGACGACCGCGACGAGCGCCTGAACGACCTCTGTGACCGCCTCGGCCTCTTCCCGCCGTGGAAGCAGTGGCGGAACGTCATCGCGCCCATCACGGCCAAGCGCGGCGACATCTCCCACCTCGAAGACGCCCTGCGGTCGCACCTCCACGAACAGGGCCGCGACGACCTGTTCAAGTTCCTCTGA
- a CDS encoding metallophosphoesterase family protein encodes MRLAILSDTHVPGRADGIPSWVEATVREADLVIHAGDFDSPATLDRLRDLSARFVGVSGNVDPPGIDLPFVEIVEVDGLTFVVTHGTGTRTGYESRVAKTVRDAAGTDAVGVAGHIHEVVDEVVDGVRVLNPGTATAANPGDDATMMVGTVTDGSVSVEVVRDD; translated from the coding sequence ATGCGACTCGCCATCCTGAGCGACACGCACGTTCCGGGGCGGGCCGACGGGATTCCCTCGTGGGTCGAAGCCACGGTCCGCGAGGCCGACCTCGTGATTCACGCGGGCGACTTCGACTCGCCGGCCACGCTCGACCGCCTCCGCGACCTCTCGGCGCGGTTCGTCGGCGTCAGCGGGAACGTCGACCCGCCGGGCATCGACCTCCCGTTCGTCGAAATCGTCGAGGTCGACGGGCTCACGTTCGTCGTCACTCACGGCACGGGCACGCGAACGGGCTACGAGTCCCGCGTCGCGAAGACGGTCAGAGACGCCGCGGGCACCGACGCGGTCGGCGTCGCGGGCCACATCCACGAGGTGGTCGACGAGGTAGTCGACGGCGTCCGCGTCCTCAACCCGGGCACCGCGACGGCGGCGAACCCGGGCGACGACGCGACGATGATGGTCGGCACGGTCACCGACGGCTCGGTGTCGGTCGAGGTCGTCCGCGACGACTGA
- a CDS encoding TIGR00341 family protein translates to MRLVQVLVPTGKREAVLRTLDEEGVDYAVSEETSGRGFVAVVTFPVPKEAVEPVLARLREAGVERDAYTVVVAAETVASKRFDQLREQYEEDDENGDRIAREELASKAADLAPSVSTYVLMTVISALVATAGLLLDSPAVVVGSMVIAPLVGPAMSASVGTVVDDDEMFARGVRLQALGGLLAVGAAAAFAFLLKQTGAVPLSPAEVLSIPEVDERLAPDVLSLVIALGAGAAGAISLSSGVSTALVGVMIAAALVPPTAVVGIGIAWGAPEAVVGSAILVLVNILSVNFVAIGVLWRQGYRPERWIRRDEARRAALFRIAVIGVGLLVLSSFLGAVTYTTYRNADFQSEAHDAIEDALSDTDARLLSMELRYGSGPLQEPEGIVVTVGYDPASDPPMVERELTRRVNAVAPEPLSPWGASEIDVEVRYVAVVE, encoded by the coding sequence GTGCGACTCGTACAGGTGTTGGTGCCGACCGGCAAGCGCGAGGCCGTCCTGCGGACGCTCGACGAGGAGGGCGTCGACTACGCCGTCTCCGAGGAGACCTCCGGGCGCGGCTTCGTCGCCGTCGTCACCTTCCCGGTCCCAAAGGAGGCCGTCGAACCGGTGTTGGCTCGGCTCCGCGAAGCGGGCGTCGAGCGCGACGCCTACACCGTCGTCGTCGCGGCCGAGACGGTCGCCTCGAAGCGGTTCGATCAACTGCGCGAGCAGTACGAGGAAGACGACGAGAACGGCGACCGCATCGCCCGCGAGGAGCTGGCCTCGAAGGCCGCCGACCTCGCGCCGTCGGTGTCGACGTACGTGCTCATGACGGTCATCTCGGCGCTCGTCGCCACCGCGGGCCTGCTTCTGGACTCGCCCGCCGTGGTCGTCGGCTCGATGGTCATCGCCCCGCTCGTCGGCCCCGCGATGTCCGCGAGCGTCGGCACCGTCGTCGACGACGACGAGATGTTCGCCCGCGGGGTTCGCCTGCAAGCGCTCGGCGGCCTCCTCGCGGTCGGCGCGGCCGCCGCCTTCGCCTTCCTGCTCAAACAGACCGGGGCGGTCCCGCTGTCACCGGCCGAGGTGCTGTCGATTCCCGAGGTGGACGAGCGCCTCGCGCCCGACGTGCTGTCGCTCGTCATCGCGCTCGGCGCGGGGGCGGCGGGCGCGATTTCGCTCTCCTCGGGCGTCTCGACCGCGCTCGTCGGCGTCATGATAGCCGCCGCGTTGGTCCCGCCGACCGCCGTCGTCGGCATCGGCATCGCGTGGGGCGCGCCCGAGGCCGTCGTCGGGTCGGCCATCCTCGTCCTCGTCAACATCCTTTCGGTCAACTTCGTCGCCATCGGCGTCCTCTGGCGACAGGGCTACCGCCCCGAGCGCTGGATTCGTCGCGACGAGGCCCGCCGGGCCGCCCTGTTCCGCATCGCCGTCATCGGGGTCGGCCTGCTCGTCCTCTCGTCGTTCCTCGGCGCGGTCACCTACACGACCTACCGGAACGCCGACTTCCAGTCGGAGGCGCACGACGCCATCGAAGACGCGCTTTCGGACACCGACGCCCGCCTGCTGTCGATGGAGCTGCGGTACGGCAGCGGGCCGCTGCAAGAGCCGGAGGGAATCGTCGTGACCGTCGGCTACGACCCGGCCTCCGACCCGCCGATGGTCGAACGCGAACTCACGAGGCGGGTGAACGCCGTCGCCCCCGAACCGCTGTCGCCGTGGGGGGCGAGCGAAATCGACGTCGAAGTGCGCTACGTCGCCGTCGTGGAGTAG
- a CDS encoding helix-turn-helix domain-containing protein, which yields MAVIVELTIDSESFGLGRVTAVSNGVHLELERVVRDDRLVDDLAAVARIEDRVLYKVNWGESTSSLTRVLTDSEATILEARGNDPWLFRLRFNDHAALTEFHNRCQDETIEFHVERIYTLAEGEPGVYNFDITDEQQEALVTAVSEGYFEVPRRTTLNEVADRLGISPQAASERVRRGADTVLRKVLLSQSAADLS from the coding sequence ATGGCCGTAATCGTCGAGTTGACGATTGACTCAGAGAGCTTCGGCCTCGGGAGGGTCACCGCCGTGTCGAACGGCGTCCACCTCGAGTTAGAGCGCGTCGTCCGAGACGACCGGCTCGTCGACGATTTGGCGGCCGTCGCCCGCATCGAAGACCGGGTGTTGTACAAGGTCAACTGGGGGGAGTCCACGTCGAGTCTGACCCGGGTTCTCACCGACAGCGAGGCGACGATTCTCGAAGCCCGCGGCAACGACCCGTGGCTGTTCCGCCTCAGATTCAACGACCACGCGGCGCTCACCGAGTTCCACAACCGCTGTCAGGACGAGACCATCGAGTTCCACGTCGAGCGCATCTACACCCTCGCGGAGGGCGAACCGGGCGTCTACAACTTCGACATCACCGACGAACAACAGGAGGCGCTCGTCACCGCCGTCTCCGAGGGGTACTTCGAGGTTCCGCGGCGAACCACGCTCAACGAGGTGGCCGACCGACTCGGAATCAGCCCGCAGGCCGCCTCCGAGCGCGTCCGCCGCGGGGCCGACACCGTCCTCCGGAAGGTGCTGTTGTCGCAGTCGGCGGCCGACCTCTCGTAA
- a CDS encoding coenzyme F420-0:L-glutamate ligase produces the protein MELFPVPDVPEIREGDDLAALVSERVDLRPDDVVCVASTVVSKAEGRFADLDDFPAGPRARELAARLAELTGDEKDPRFAQAVLEESVDLVMSEPFLLTETRFGHVGVNAGIDRSNVPDHDLLLLPKRPSESAERIRAGVDADRVVVTDTCGRPFRHGQRGVAIGWAGLSASRDWRGEADRDGRELGVTVESVVDELAAAANLVQGEGDGGTPVVVVRDFEWGDHGESDAHFRDIDGDFVRQALREWRYDL, from the coding sequence ATGGAGCTGTTTCCCGTCCCCGACGTGCCCGAGATTCGCGAGGGCGACGACCTCGCCGCCCTCGTCTCCGAGCGCGTCGACCTCCGGCCCGACGACGTGGTCTGCGTCGCCTCCACCGTCGTCTCGAAGGCCGAAGGGCGGTTCGCGGACCTCGACGACTTCCCGGCCGGCCCGCGGGCGCGCGAACTCGCCGCTCGCCTCGCCGAACTGACCGGCGACGAGAAGGACCCGCGGTTCGCGCAGGCGGTCCTCGAAGAGAGCGTCGACCTCGTCATGTCGGAGCCGTTCCTCCTGACGGAGACGCGGTTCGGCCACGTCGGCGTCAACGCCGGCATCGACCGCTCGAACGTCCCCGACCACGACCTGCTGTTGCTCCCGAAGCGCCCGAGCGAGTCGGCAGAGCGCATCCGCGCCGGCGTCGACGCCGACCGAGTCGTCGTCACCGACACCTGCGGCCGGCCGTTCCGACACGGCCAGCGCGGCGTCGCCATCGGCTGGGCGGGCCTGAGCGCCTCGCGCGACTGGCGCGGCGAGGCCGACCGCGACGGCCGCGAACTCGGCGTCACCGTCGAGAGCGTCGTGGACGAACTCGCCGCGGCCGCCAACCTCGTGCAGGGCGAGGGCGACGGCGGCACGCCCGTCGTCGTCGTCCGCGACTTCGAGTGGGGCGACCACGGCGAAAGCGACGCCCACTTCCGCGACATCGACGGCGACTTCGTGCGACAGGCGCTCCGCGAGTGGCGCTACGACCTCTGA
- the ddh gene encoding D-2-hydroxyacid dehydrogenase, which produces MHIERIAVDESVGRTMPPGLFVEALSGRGVPVERVGDDEEFGPGDAVATFGHRDAFVDADWVHCVRAGYDEYPVSDYEAAGTALTNSTGVHGTTVGETVVGYMLTLARRLHAYRDAQRDREWDLPRYTEPFTLDGERVCVVGLGTLGRGVVDRAAALGMEVVGVRRSGDPVENVSAVFTPDRLHEAVADARFVVLAMPLTAETEGMVAAPTFEAMREDAYLVNVARGPVVDEADLVAALDAGDIAGAALDVFEAEPLPSESPLWEFDEVLVTPHVSAATGKYHEDIAALVRENVEKIAAGDPLTNRVA; this is translated from the coding sequence ATGCACATCGAACGCATCGCGGTCGACGAGTCGGTCGGTCGGACGATGCCCCCGGGGCTGTTCGTCGAGGCGCTTTCGGGCCGCGGCGTGCCCGTCGAGCGCGTCGGCGACGACGAGGAGTTCGGGCCGGGCGACGCGGTCGCCACGTTCGGCCACAGAGACGCCTTCGTCGACGCCGACTGGGTCCACTGCGTCCGCGCCGGCTACGACGAGTACCCCGTCTCCGACTACGAGGCGGCCGGCACGGCCCTCACGAACAGCACCGGCGTCCACGGGACCACGGTCGGCGAGACGGTCGTCGGCTACATGCTGACGCTCGCCCGCCGTCTCCACGCCTACCGCGACGCCCAGCGCGACCGCGAGTGGGACCTGCCGCGCTACACGGAGCCCTTTACCCTCGACGGCGAGCGCGTCTGCGTCGTCGGCCTCGGCACGCTCGGCCGGGGCGTGGTCGACCGCGCGGCCGCCCTCGGCATGGAGGTCGTCGGCGTCCGGCGCTCCGGCGACCCCGTGGAAAACGTCTCGGCGGTGTTCACCCCCGACCGACTGCACGAGGCCGTCGCCGACGCCCGATTCGTCGTGCTGGCGATGCCGCTGACCGCGGAGACCGAGGGCATGGTCGCCGCGCCGACGTTCGAAGCGATGCGCGAGGACGCCTATCTCGTGAACGTCGCGCGCGGCCCCGTCGTCGACGAGGCCGACCTCGTGGCGGCGCTCGACGCCGGCGACATCGCGGGCGCGGCGCTCGACGTGTTCGAAGCGGAACCGCTTCCATCGGAGTCGCCGCTGTGGGAGTTCGACGAGGTGCTCGTCACGCCGCACGTGAGCGCCGCGACGGGGAAGTACCACGAGGACATCGCGGCGCTCGTGCGGGAGAACGTCGAGAAGATAGCCGCCGGCGACCCGCTCACGAACCGCGTGGCGTGA
- a CDS encoding nuclear transport factor 2 family protein, producing the protein MHPDATYLARQYYTALDHHGYDMLRNLLEPEFVQHRGDMTLSGREEFVTFMRDDRPQKDTRHVIERYIQSKSDDEIVVRGHLEDGDGDELFVFLDRFRARDGKLSELKTFVKSSTAN; encoded by the coding sequence GTGCACCCCGACGCGACGTATCTGGCCCGGCAGTACTACACGGCGCTCGACCACCACGGATACGACATGCTTCGGAACCTCCTCGAACCGGAGTTCGTCCAGCACCGCGGCGACATGACGCTCTCGGGGCGCGAGGAGTTCGTCACGTTCATGCGGGACGACCGGCCGCAGAAGGACACGCGACACGTCATCGAACGCTACATCCAGTCGAAGTCCGACGACGAAATCGTCGTCCGCGGCCACCTCGAAGACGGCGATGGCGACGAGCTGTTCGTCTTTCTCGACCGGTTTCGAGCGCGCGACGGGAAGCTCTCGGAGCTGAAGACGTTCGTCAAATCCTCGACGGCGAACTGA
- a CDS encoding DUF3179 domain-containing (seleno)protein, producing MFGASVLTGDAELRNAANLVLYDEATGSYWSQLLATGICGPQSGERLAILPSSVTTWGEWRADPRPEPRNRTPTPKPQRPS from the coding sequence GTGTTCGGCGCGTCGGTCCTGACCGGCGACGCCGAACTCCGAAACGCCGCCAACCTCGTACTCTACGACGAGGCGACCGGAAGCTACTGGAGTCAACTGCTGGCGACCGGCATCTGTGGCCCGCAGTCCGGCGAGCGACTGGCGATTCTCCCGTCGTCGGTGACGACGTGGGGCGAGTGGCGCGCCGACCCTCGACCGGAGCCCCGAAACCGGACACCGACGCCGAAGCCGCAACGTCCTTCGTGA
- a CDS encoding DUF7344 domain-containing protein, whose amino-acid sequence MVATASPRLDEAFDALGNVHRRRLLLGLRRRRRTRLDAATRDAAVGGGRDRDRLKLELFHVHLPKLADAGFVDWNRRRGSVACGPRFDEIEPLLRFLDEHAGEPSVGGCD is encoded by the coding sequence ATGGTAGCCACAGCGTCCCCCCGCCTCGACGAGGCGTTCGACGCCCTCGGAAACGTCCATCGGCGACGGTTGCTGTTGGGCCTGCGCCGACGGCGACGCACGCGCCTCGACGCGGCAACGCGGGACGCGGCCGTTGGTGGCGGCCGCGACCGCGACCGACTGAAGCTGGAACTGTTCCACGTTCACCTGCCGAAGCTCGCTGACGCCGGCTTCGTCGACTGGAACCGTCGTCGCGGTTCCGTCGCGTGCGGCCCTCGATTCGACGAAATCGAGCCGCTGCTGCGATTCCTCGACGAGCACGCCGGCGAGCCATCGGTCGGCGGCTGTGACTGA
- a CDS encoding 5-formyltetrahydrofolate cyclo-ligase gives MDKATLRTTVWDDLESSGAARFPFPPHGRIPNFDDATAAAERLAATPEWAAADAVKANPDAPQLPVRRRALREGKTVYMAVPRLRDEECFYELDPARIDDEHLDSAPTVSHVETYADTVGPDALPPIDLVVSGSVAVSETGARVGKGEGFSDLEYAVLRGLGAVTAETTVATTVHERQVRDDLPEPDAHDVPMDFVVTPDRLVRTETPYPRPEGIDWGALPDERLDEMPVLRRLRDESGAVGE, from the coding sequence ATGGACAAAGCGACGCTCCGAACGACGGTGTGGGACGACCTCGAATCGTCGGGCGCGGCCCGGTTTCCCTTCCCGCCGCACGGCCGCATCCCGAACTTCGACGACGCGACGGCGGCCGCCGAGCGACTCGCGGCGACGCCCGAGTGGGCCGCCGCCGACGCGGTGAAGGCCAACCCGGACGCCCCGCAACTCCCCGTCAGGCGGCGGGCGCTCCGCGAGGGCAAGACCGTCTACATGGCCGTCCCGCGACTCCGCGACGAGGAGTGCTTCTACGAACTCGACCCCGCGCGCATCGACGACGAACACCTCGACAGCGCGCCGACCGTCTCGCACGTCGAGACCTACGCCGACACGGTCGGCCCCGACGCGCTGCCGCCCATCGACCTCGTCGTCTCGGGGTCGGTCGCCGTCTCCGAGACGGGCGCTCGCGTCGGGAAGGGCGAGGGGTTCAGCGACCTCGAATACGCGGTGTTGCGGGGGCTGGGAGCCGTCACCGCGGAGACGACCGTGGCGACGACGGTCCACGAGCGACAGGTCCGCGACGACCTGCCCGAGCCGGACGCCCACGACGTGCCGATGGACTTCGTCGTCACCCCCGACCGGCTGGTCCGAACCGAGACCCCGTATCCGCGGCCCGAGGGAATCGACTGGGGCGCGCTCCCCGACGAGCGCCTCGACGAGATGCCCGTCCTCCGGCGGTTGCGCGACGAGTCGGGCGCGGTGGGCGAGTAG
- a CDS encoding NUDIX domain-containing protein yields MPHVATVFLRHDGRVLLTRRSDAVGTYQGRWAGVSGYVEGDPADAERDARRELAEEVGVRETDAELVRAGEPLTVTDEGREWTVHPFLFDARSRDIDTDEELAAVEWVHPTAIREREAVPGLWATYRRVAPAVETVADDETHGSTWISLRALEVLRDAAAEADSLEAVASVARRLRDARPNMAAVENRVNRVMAESDSDPESVRRRAEAAIDAAAEADDAAAARAAELIRERGVDRLATLSRSGTVLAALEAAEAAAVAVLVSESRPGGEGVGVAERLARDGRDVTLTTDAALPGLVAAGGADAVLLGADSVLASGGVVNKVGSLPAALAAARADVPVFAVCARDKVRGDDRFAGEDAGALYDGEAAIGTENPLFEVVPADSLSGVVTESGVLNAGDIGAVADEHAALAAWDD; encoded by the coding sequence ATGCCACACGTCGCCACCGTCTTCCTTCGACACGACGGCCGCGTCCTCCTCACCCGTCGGAGCGATGCCGTCGGAACGTATCAGGGCCGCTGGGCCGGCGTCTCCGGCTACGTCGAGGGCGACCCCGCCGACGCCGAGCGCGACGCCCGGCGCGAACTCGCCGAGGAGGTCGGCGTCCGCGAGACCGACGCCGAACTCGTCCGTGCTGGGGAACCCCTCACGGTCACCGACGAGGGCCGCGAGTGGACCGTCCACCCGTTTCTGTTCGACGCGCGGAGCCGCGATATCGACACCGACGAGGAACTCGCCGCGGTCGAGTGGGTCCACCCGACCGCGATTCGGGAGCGCGAGGCGGTCCCCGGACTGTGGGCGACCTACCGCCGGGTCGCGCCCGCGGTCGAGACCGTCGCCGACGACGAGACCCACGGGTCGACGTGGATTTCGCTCCGGGCGCTGGAGGTCCTGCGCGACGCCGCCGCCGAGGCGGACTCGTTGGAGGCGGTCGCATCGGTCGCCCGGCGACTCCGCGACGCCCGCCCGAACATGGCCGCCGTCGAGAATCGCGTCAACCGCGTCATGGCGGAATCGGATTCCGACCCCGAATCGGTTCGCCGCCGCGCCGAGGCGGCCATCGACGCCGCCGCCGAAGCCGACGACGCGGCGGCCGCCCGCGCGGCCGAACTCATCAGAGAGCGCGGGGTCGACCGACTCGCCACGCTTTCGCGGTCGGGGACCGTCCTCGCGGCGCTCGAAGCCGCCGAGGCCGCCGCAGTCGCCGTCCTCGTCTCCGAATCCCGACCCGGCGGCGAGGGCGTCGGCGTCGCGGAACGGCTCGCCCGCGACGGGCGGGACGTGACGCTAACCACCGACGCGGCGCTCCCCGGACTCGTCGCGGCCGGCGGGGCCGACGCCGTCTTACTCGGAGCCGACTCGGTGCTCGCGTCCGGCGGCGTCGTCAACAAGGTCGGAAGCCTCCCCGCCGCGCTCGCGGCCGCCCGCGCCGACGTGCCCGTGTTCGCCGTCTGCGCCCGCGACAAGGTGCGCGGCGACGACCGCTTCGCCGGTGAAGACGCGGGCGCGCTGTACGACGGCGAGGCCGCGATAGGAACCGAGAACCCGCTTTTCGAGGTCGTTCCCGCCGACTCGCTCTCGGGGGTCGTCACCGAATCGGGCGTGTTGAACGCGGGCGACATCGGCGCGGTCGCGGACGAACACGCCGCGCTGGCGGCGTGGGACGACTGA
- a CDS encoding DUF367 family protein: MDLHVRYEGDDDPKKCTAKKLERFDMAVLHGSDRETPYGVVLNPHADRALSPADADTGALVALDCSWESAGEAMFSLPGEHRALPYLVAANPVNFGRPMQLTTVEAIAAALVIFGEKKRAEDVLSKFNWGHTFLELNEEPLRRYAACADSTEVVEIQREYLERGE; this comes from the coding sequence GTGGACCTGCACGTTCGATACGAGGGCGACGACGACCCGAAGAAGTGCACGGCAAAGAAGCTCGAACGCTTCGACATGGCCGTCCTCCACGGCTCCGACCGCGAGACCCCCTACGGCGTCGTGCTCAACCCGCACGCCGACAGGGCGCTGTCGCCCGCCGACGCGGACACCGGCGCGCTCGTCGCGCTCGACTGCTCGTGGGAATCGGCCGGCGAGGCCATGTTCTCGCTCCCCGGCGAGCACCGCGCGCTCCCCTATCTCGTCGCCGCCAACCCCGTGAACTTCGGCCGCCCGATGCAGCTGACGACGGTCGAGGCGATAGCGGCCGCCCTCGTCATCTTCGGCGAGAAGAAGCGGGCCGAAGACGTGCTCTCGAAGTTCAACTGGGGCCACACGTTCCTGGAACTCAACGAGGAGCCGCTGCGCCGGTACGCGGCGTGTGCGGACTCGACCGAGGTCGTCGAGATTCAGCGGGAGTACCTCGAACGCGGCGAGTAG
- a CDS encoding NOG1 family protein: MIFESLPTTPRSDELIDKAFSRAARTGRAKQNKLEAQQSMLQTASNILSDNLENVVVEWPDFETVDPFYYELADAIVDVDEVRKSLSEVMWASRQVDNIAREYQPKLRKTDADLARKHRKQAFARMASVVEEVEDDLLRIGEARDALKDLPDIRPDEPAIVVAGYPNVGKSSFVNDVTRASNEIARYPFTTKGVQIGHFDRDRIRYQIIDTPGLLDRPEDERNDIERQAVSALEHLADAVLFVADASGACGYPIESQLELRDAVKARFEERDIPVLTVCNKSDRSTDMDADIYMSVETGENVEAVLDAAVEAIGFEPDIPPSRNE; encoded by the coding sequence ATGATTTTCGAGTCTCTCCCGACCACGCCCCGGTCGGACGAACTCATCGACAAGGCCTTCTCGCGGGCCGCGCGCACGGGGCGAGCGAAGCAGAACAAGTTGGAGGCTCAGCAGTCGATGCTCCAGACGGCGTCGAACATCCTCTCGGACAACCTCGAGAACGTCGTCGTCGAGTGGCCCGACTTCGAGACGGTCGACCCCTTCTACTACGAACTCGCCGACGCCATCGTCGACGTCGACGAGGTCCGAAAGAGCCTCTCGGAAGTGATGTGGGCCTCCCGGCAGGTCGACAACATCGCCCGCGAGTACCAGCCGAAGCTCCGCAAGACCGACGCGGACCTCGCGCGCAAGCACCGAAAGCAGGCGTTCGCCCGCATGGCGAGCGTCGTCGAGGAGGTCGAAGACGACCTGCTCCGCATCGGCGAGGCGCGCGACGCCCTGAAGGACCTCCCCGACATCCGCCCGGACGAACCGGCAATCGTCGTCGCCGGCTACCCGAACGTCGGCAAGTCCTCGTTCGTGAACGACGTGACCCGCGCGTCGAACGAAATCGCCCGCTACCCCTTCACGACGAAGGGCGTCCAAATCGGGCACTTCGACCGCGACCGCATCCGCTACCAGATTATCGACACGCCGGGGCTGCTCGACCGTCCCGAAGACGAGCGCAACGACATCGAGCGGCAGGCCGTGAGCGCCCTCGAACACCTCGCGGACGCCGTCCTCTTCGTCGCCGACGCCAGCGGGGCGTGCGGCTACCCCATCGAGTCGCAACTCGAACTCCGCGACGCCGTGAAAGCGCGCTTCGAGGAGCGAGACATCCCCGTCCTCACCGTCTGTAACAAGAGCGACCGCTCGACCGACATGGACGCCGACATCTACATGAGCGTCGAGACGGGCGAGAACGTCGAGGCCGTCCTCGACGCCGCGGTCGAGGCCATCGGGTTCGAACCCGACATCCCGCCGTCGCGCAACGAGTAA
- a CDS encoding SIMPL domain-containing protein, producing the protein MQRRTIAPIFLVGLVLLAGCLSAPLQTTADGGADGINATNATTVSTTGTGEVTADADLAVVSIAVTTTADSADEARGTVADDVAAVRAALTDAGIAEDAVQTTGFNIYPEYDYSGQERELLGYRAAHTLRVEVAPDRAGEVIDLAVGAGASEIRGVAFTLTDEKRAELREEALTRAVDSAKADADSVASAADLTVTGVHTATVGGSASPGPYPVAYAEDAARASSGSTELSPGPVTVSATVQMVYEAESE; encoded by the coding sequence ATGCAACGACGCACGATTGCTCCGATATTCCTCGTCGGCCTCGTCCTCCTCGCTGGCTGCCTCTCGGCACCCTTGCAGACGACGGCCGACGGGGGCGCAGACGGGATAAACGCGACGAACGCGACGACCGTCTCCACGACCGGCACCGGCGAAGTGACCGCCGACGCCGACCTCGCCGTGGTCTCCATCGCCGTGACGACCACCGCGGACTCGGCCGACGAGGCCCGCGGCACCGTCGCCGACGACGTGGCCGCCGTCCGCGCCGCCCTCACCGACGCCGGCATCGCCGAGGACGCCGTCCAGACGACCGGCTTCAACATCTACCCCGAGTACGATTACAGCGGTCAGGAACGCGAACTCCTCGGCTACCGCGCCGCCCACACCCTCCGCGTCGAGGTCGCCCCCGACCGCGCCGGCGAAGTCATCGACCTCGCGGTCGGTGCCGGTGCCAGCGAAATCCGCGGCGTCGCCTTCACGCTCACCGACGAGAAGCGCGCCGAACTCCGCGAAGAAGCCCTGACCCGCGCCGTCGACTCCGCGAAGGCCGACGCCGACTCGGTCGCCAGCGCCGCCGACCTGACCGTCACGGGCGTCCACACCGCCACCGTCGGCGGCAGCGCCTCGCCCGGGCCGTACCCGGTCGCCTACGCCGAGGACGCCGCCCGCGCCTCGTCCGGTTCGACCGAGCTCTCGCCCGGCCCCGTGACCGTCTCGGCGACCGTCCAGATGGTCTACGAAGCCGAATCGGAATAG